The DNA window GCTGTGGGTGGGACAGAAGtgtccttctctttcttttgttataACCAATGTTGCATTTTTATGGCCATGCccagagaaaaatcaagcacGGAGCATTGTTTGGATAGCTTCTGGGTAAAGAGAGATagtaaatggaaagagaaatgggGATGAGAATAGTAAATGGATGAGATAGATAGTAAATGGAAATAGAAATGGGGATGAGAACAGAGATACTGTGCAGAGAAAGGGAGGAGCCAGACAGTTGGAGCAAACAGGGCAGTATCCTCTGGAGGCAGCTTCTCTCTATTCTTGCCAGCCTCTCCTGCTCTAGCTTCACCCAAGTAGGTGAGAGGGAGAGATCCCTGTGCTGTGGGCACTTCCCACATGGAGGGAGATGGTGAAGGAAGGAATGCTGAGGGGCTGCTTCCCTGGGATAGCATGAAGATTACACATTTCTGGCTGCAGGTGTAGAAAAATACCTTGTCTGGGAGATGCTGCTCTCCCACGTTAGTCTTTACATAaattttctccctgctctcACATTATAGCTATGTCCTTAAGGGTTAGGTATGCAAGTCCTGTCTGTGGCAGGAGTTAGTGTATACTGGCCCAGAGATCAGTAACTAGATAATAAATCTCTTTGAATCCTGGCTTGCATTATGTCTTGATAGGAAGTAAATCTCACCTTCTCAGCAGCAAGCTATTCTTTCATTGCAAGGATGCTGCTGGCAAATGATGTTTTCCAAACTGATAAATGTGGGATTTCCTGTGTGGCAAGTCATTTTGTTTGTCTTGGGTGTTTATGTTTCAGCTTTATGAAACAATCTGTCTGGGGAAAGGCCCAGAAATAATTGGCTGAGGCTTTTCTTCTGACAGAGGTCTTTATAACCATAGATCTATAGCAAAACCAAATGTGAAAGTAAAATCATGTTTCACCCTGGTGCTGGGATGTTGAATATAGATAGTTGTGCTTCCACAGGCGTATTGTATTCCTTTATATCTTTATAGctgttcattttaaaaccagctAATGGATGGAAGATGAAAAAAGTTTCAGAGGTTAAAGAAAATAGATGCCTGCATCAGATACAGACCCCTCCATAGCTCTCCTGGTAGTTGACTGGAAATGTTCATTCAAACAACTTCCTTGCAAACATTACTCCCAGGGGTAGTGACTGACTTTCCTATAACTTCCATAGCTTTAAAATCCACCTGTACTTTAGGCTTTGTTCagtatatttgtttttcaatcCATAGTTGCAATGCTTGAAgaggaaagagcaaaaccaCTTTTGTTCCTGTCTCTTCATATTCATTTGgcattcttttcctccttcttctcaaTGGGCTTTCCCTGGCAGACTGCACACAAGCTGACTTTGAGCTCATGCCAAGTAAGCACAGGGACATCCCTCCAGATGGAATTTTAGGACATTTATTGATGCCTTTGTGTCATTACCATTGTATGAGCCCCATTTCTTACAGATCACAAATTTGTCTCCTGTTGCTTTCCTTCATCTATTCTAAAtactaacttttctttttctgcccaaCATGCTAATTCCTGATGGCATCAGGGCTTTTGCAATCAACTCTATCATCGTTTCCTTCCTGGAAATAAGACGATGAAGATGGCTATTACCTGGGAGAAACTGCTTTCTTTAGGACAATTTAAGCCATTTGTGACTTTGGCACcttgttctggttttgattcTTAGATGGTctcaatttcttaaaaattataagCTTAGAGAGTATAATGGAACTTTGCAACAACACATCTTGCAAATGGCCACCTAAGGCATAGAAAAGTTAGCAAGGCAAGGGAGATATGGGAGACAGAAACAAGAGGAAATAAGTATTCTCTTACTTCCTTGTCCTTTGTCAAATATACAAGGCAGAGCAACTTTGTGCCACAGAAGGGGCAAGAGTAAATCGCAGTAAATCAcagtgtgaaaaagaaaaagctgtcagTTCAGCTATAGGAATTCTGTAAGATTGCTAGTACAGTTCTGTAAGACTGctaattaaaaatcagtattaaaataCTATTCTGAGAAgttaaagaaaggaaacaaatctcTCGTAGCCCATCTGCTTTCCTGTAGCTCGTGCTGCATCTGAATCTGCTGTGCCGTGTGATGTTTCAGAGATGCTCAGAATCAGCAGCGCCTCGACTTTCTGTGGCTCCTGAGCCCCATTGGCTGGAAGGCAAAGCAGAGGCGGGGAGTGccctgaatatttttctcctccacacACCATAAAACAGGCAGCCAGCATGCACTGTCTGACAGCGAGACCGGTGCTTGCAGTTTGAAATTAGTTTCTGCTCCACAGCAATCACCTGGGCATTTTATGTTTGCCTCTTTTAatggaagagaacaaaaaaaaccttgcaGCATACCAGTGAACTAAACAGGAACTGACCATAAGGGAGAATCTGATGCAAACTTACAGACTGTTTGGACTCTGTGACATAGATCATTAAGGTAAATGTGATGATGATCAGAAACTGCATCTGTGAGAGAGTAAACCAGCATTTCTGAGTTTGAAACCTTATTTTGTATCAGCAGCCAAAGTGTTCTGAACTGCTGCCTGCCTCAGTGctggcttatttttcttttcttcccaagcTGAAAAGCCAAAGAAGGTTTTCAAAGGAATGCAAAAAGGAACAGgagttttaaaagcaggaaGCTGAAAGGGGCTCTCCATAAGATGAATTTCACCCAGCACCGTGGGACACTCCAGCATCTCCATTTCTGGAACCACAGCTACGGACTGCACGGAGGTGCCAGCGAGCCCAATGCAAAGGGCCACTCCTCGGGCGGCTGCTACGAGCAACTCTTTGTATCTCCTGAAGTGTTTGTGACTCTGGGCATCATCAGCTTGCTGGAGAACGTCTTGGTCATTGTGGCGATAGCCAAGAACAAGAACCTCCATTCACCCATGTACTTCTTCATCTGTAGCTTGGCAGTGGCTGACATGCTAGTGAGTGTATCTAATGGATCAGAAACTATTGTCATCACGCTGCTAAACAATACAGATACAGATGCACAGAGCTTTACCATAAACATTGACAATGTCATTGACTCAGTGATTTGCAGTTCCTTGCTTGCATCAATTTGCAGTCTCCTTTCAATAGCAGTGGACAGGTACTTTACTATCTTTTATGCCCTCCAGTACCATAATATCATGACGGTGAAGCGCGTAGGGATCATCATCACATGCATCTGGGCTGCTTGCACAGTCTCAGGCATTTTGTTCATCATTTACTCTGACAGCAGTGTTGTCATCATCTGCCTTATTAGCATGTTCTTCACTATGCTCATTCTCATGGCATCCCTCTATGTCCACATGTTCATGATGGCTCGGATGCATATCAAAAAGATTGCTGTTCTTCCAGGGACTGGCCCTATTCGTCAAGGGGCCAACATGAAAGGGGCCATCACTCTCACCATCCTGATTGGAGTTTTTGTTGTGTGCTGGGCTCCATTTTTC is part of the Balearica regulorum gibbericeps isolate bBalReg1 chromosome 2, bBalReg1.pri, whole genome shotgun sequence genome and encodes:
- the MC4R gene encoding melanocortin receptor 4 isoform X1 produces the protein MNFTQHRGTLQHLHFWNHSYGLHGGASEPNAKGHSSGGCYEQLFVSPEVFVTLGIISLLENVLVIVAIAKNKNLHSPMYFFICSLAVADMLVSVSNGSETIVITLLNNTDTDAQSFTINIDNVIDSVICSSLLASICSLLSIAVDRYFTIFYALQYHNIMTVKRVGIIITCIWAACTVSGILFIIYSDSSVVIICLISMFFTMLILMASLYVHMFMMARMHIKKIAVLPGTGPIRQGANMKGAITLTILIGVFVVCWAPFFLHLIFYISCPYNPYCVCFMSHFNFYLILIMCNSIIDPLIYAFRSQELRKTFKEIICCCSLRGLCDLPGKY
- the MC4R gene encoding melanocortin receptor 4 isoform X2, which encodes MYFFICSLAVADMLVSVSNGSETIVITLLNNTDTDAQSFTINIDNVIDSVICSSLLASICSLLSIAVDRYFTIFYALQYHNIMTVKRVGIIITCIWAACTVSGILFIIYSDSSVVIICLISMFFTMLILMASLYVHMFMMARMHIKKIAVLPGTGPIRQGANMKGAITLTILIGVFVVCWAPFFLHLIFYISCPYNPYCVCFMSHFNFYLILIMCNSIIDPLIYAFRSQELRKTFKEIICCCSLRGLCDLPGKY